One genomic segment of Oreochromis aureus strain Israel breed Guangdong linkage group 9, ZZ_aureus, whole genome shotgun sequence includes these proteins:
- the tfr1b gene encoding transferrin receptor 1b, producing the protein MDQMRSAFNGVVKSVRYSRFTLQPTENGERHVEVKLSEDGTEEFTDVEAEGSPSFRPAPRNYSRRYIAWLLLGTLLIFITGYLVGYVSHSKPKVESVNCSPEKNQTTGKQSVVASVTQAPVASVTQAPVAQPAEVEMDFKSISQLLARRMTREAFQNTLKDFDRPERSAGSDEDMSLANRIFDGFKEQEMDPWTDIHYVQLPMPDSQNPNKVQFGSEDFSLTGYLAYSATGRVQGKLVYGNYGRKEDLDIVNKNKVELKGCVLLVRAGKLSFAEQVANAADRGASAVLIYPDEADYNYVADTVLYGHVHLGSGDPYTPGFPSFNHTQFPPTQSSGLPKIPAQTLTRSIAVKLLQKIGGPEPDAASGFKGGFKQVSYSLGGVENITVEVNNKLVNKEIHNVFGVIKGFDDPDRYIVLGAQRDAWGSGYARATIGTSVLVQLAKAFHEMVENDGFRPRRSLVFASWSAGEYGSVGATEWLEGYMASIDKKVFTYISLDGVVMGKGGFMASASPLLYSLLETTMKEVNSPVGAGTVYEMVGKTLEANVMRPMTIDDPAYPFLAFSGIPSVSFHFIKPNSEVYTYYGTQLDTMDHLNYETNHQTNEVTAIAAQFAGQMALHLVHDHLLSLDVNRYSKTLTKAVAGVYKRIRLLPQVKDLSPSWLNRARGSFQRAASNLYNDIANTNLDDKEACRILNDRIMKVEHSLLSPYVSPVEVPFRHLLFGRGSHTLASIAETTDVDELRTQLALATWNLQGCANAMVGNIWDLDEEI; encoded by the exons ATGGATCAGATGAGATCGGCGTTTAACGGCGTG GTTAAAAGCGTGCGTTACAGCAGGTTCACCCTGCAGCCCACAGAGAATGGAGAAAGACATGTGGAGGTCAAACTATCTGAAGATGGCACTGAGGAGTTCACAGACGTGGAGGCCGAGGGCTCGCCAAGCTTCAGGCCGGCACCTCGAAATTATAGCCGGCGTTACATTGCCTGGCTGCTCCTGGGAACCTTGCTGATATTTATCACTG GCTATCTGGTTGGTTATGTCAGTCACAGTAAACCTAAAGTGGAGTCGGTGAACTGCAGCCCAGAGAAAAATCAGACAACAGGGAAGCAGTCTGTGGTTGCATCAGTGACACAAGCTCCAGTTGCATCAGTGACACAAGCTCCAGTTGCACAACCTGCAGAGGTTGAGATGGACTTCAAGAGCATCTCTCAACTTCTTGCGAGGAGAATGACCAGAGAGGCCTTTCAAAATACTCTAAA GGACTTTGATCGGCCCGAGCGTTCAGCAGGAAGTGATGAAGACATGAGTTTGGCAAACCGCATCTTTGATGGATTCAAGGAACAGGAGATGGATCCCTGGACAGACATCCACTATGTTCAGCTGCCGATGCCAGACAG CCAGAATCCAAACAAGGTTCAGTTTGGTTCAGAAGATTTCAGCCTTACTGGGTATCTGGCCTACAGCGCTACAGGCAGAGTTCAG GGCAAACTTGTGTATGGCAACTATGGGCGTAAAGAGGACCTGGACATCGTGAATAAAAATAAGGTTGAGCTAAAAGGCTGCGTGCTGCTCGTCCGTGCTGGAAAGCTCAGTTTTGCAGAGCAG gTGGCCAATGCTGCAGATAGAGGGGCGTCTGCTGTTCTGATCTACCCCGATGAAGCTGATTACAATTATGTAGCTGACACTGTGCTCTATGGACAT GTCCATCTGGGCTCTGGTGATCCCTACACCCCTGGATTCCCCTCCTTTAACCACACCCAGTTTCCCCCAACTCAGTCATCTGGCCTCCCCAAGATCCCAGCCCAGACTCTCACCCGCAGTATTGCTGTAAAACTTCTTCA GAAAATTGGTGGTCCTGAACCAGATGCAGCAAGTGGTTTTAAAGGTGGATTCAAGCAAGTGTCTTACAGTCTGGGAGGTGTTGAGAACATCACTGTTGAGGTCAACAACAAGCTGGTGAACAAGGAGATCCATAATGTGTTTGGGGTGATCAAAGGATTTGATGATCCTG ATCGCTACATTGTACTGGGAGCTCAGAGGGATGCCTGGGGTAGCGGCTACGCCAGAGCCACTATTGGCACCTCAGTACTGGTACAGCTGGCCAAGGCTTTCcatgagatggtcgagaatg ATGGGTTCAGGCCCAGGAGAAGCCTGGTGTTTGCGAGCTGGAGTGCAGGAGAATATGGAAGTGTTGGCGCCACAGAGTGGCTTGAG ggTTATATGGCCTCTATTGACAAAAAAGTGTTCACCTACATAAGCCTGGACGGGGTTGTCATGG gTAAGGGGGGCTTTATGGCCTCAGCAAGTCCACTGCTCTACAGCCTCCTTGAGACCACGATGAAAGAG GTAAATAGTCCTGTTGGTGCTGGCACGGTGTACGAGATGGTAGGAAAAACGTTGGAGGCTAATGT AATGAGACCGATGACAATAGATGACCCAGCCTATCCCTTCTTGGCTTTCTCTGGAATTCCCTCAGTCTCCTTTCACTTCATCAAACCAAAT TCTGAGGTCTACACTTATTATGGCACTCAATTGGACACCATGGACCACCTTAACTATGAAACCAACCATCAGACCAACGAGGTCACGGCGATAGCAGCGCAGTTTGCTGGTCAGATGGCCCTGCACCTGGTTCATGACCACCTGCTGAGCTTGGATGTGAACCGGTACAGCAAAACCCTCACCAAGGCTGTGGCGGGAGTCTACAAACGCATCCGGCTGCTCCCACAG GTGAAGGATTTGAGTCCCAGCTGGCTGAACCGTGCACGAGGCTCCTTCCAGCGTGCTGCCAGTAACCTCTACAATGACATTGCCAACACCAACTTGGATGACAAAGAAGCCTGTCGAATCCTCAACGACAGGATCATGAAG GTTGAGCACAGCCTCCTCTCTCCATACGTCTCACCTGTTGAGGTTCCCTTCCGTCACCTACTGTTTGGCCGAGGCTCCCACACTCTGGCGTCCATTGCTGAGACTACTGACGTGGATGAACTCCGCACCCAGCTGGCCCTAGCCACCTGGAACTTGCAGGGATGTGCCAATGCCATGGTGGGAAACATCTGGGACCTTGATGAAGAAATTTAA